In Dyadobacter subterraneus, a single genomic region encodes these proteins:
- a CDS encoding NmrA family NAD(P)-binding protein translates to MEKPTKVLITGGTAKSGGCAINELIKTDHPVRAMVHSIDERSEELEAKGVKVVTAGYFIL, encoded by the coding sequence ATGGAAAAGCCCACTAAAGTATTAATTACCGGCGGCACAGCCAAGAGCGGTGGCTGTGCCATAAACGAACTTATTAAAACGGATCATCCTGTCAGGGCAATGGTGCACAGCATTGATGAACGTTCCGAAGAACTGGAAGCCAAAGGTGTTAAGGTTGTGACGGCGGGTTATTTTATCCTTTAA
- a CDS encoding helix-turn-helix domain-containing protein yields the protein MMEYKARYITDDIKLSSYEDKFFKSDIMFDQHMLVWFLSGETKIVQADATYFFRKGDIFLIPRNQLATIINYPKDGQPHKTVVMHLSVDRLRSFYSGKNVKHKPLQSPKIYSFSNHPLLESCLASLIPYFDMKDIPEHIASLKITEAISILRTLDKDIDDVLANFEEPGKINLVNYMERNFMFNLPMEKFGYLTGRSLTTFKRDFKKAFSTTPQRWLTQKRLELAHYQLTEKGKKPLDVCYEVGFENLSHFSFAFKKQFGIAPSQLAISE from the coding sequence ATGATGGAATACAAGGCACGGTATATTACCGATGACATAAAGCTGTCGAGCTATGAGGACAAATTTTTTAAGTCTGATATTATGTTTGACCAGCACATGCTGGTATGGTTCCTTTCGGGTGAAACCAAGATCGTACAGGCCGATGCCACTTACTTTTTCAGGAAAGGCGATATTTTCCTGATCCCGCGAAATCAGCTGGCGACCATTATTAACTATCCGAAAGACGGGCAGCCACATAAAACCGTAGTGATGCACCTGTCGGTGGACAGGCTCAGAAGTTTTTACAGCGGCAAGAATGTAAAACACAAGCCTTTGCAATCGCCCAAAATTTACAGCTTCAGCAATCACCCGCTACTGGAAAGCTGTCTGGCATCACTCATCCCTTATTTTGATATGAAGGATATACCAGAGCACATTGCTTCTCTTAAAATAACCGAAGCGATCAGCATCCTCAGGACACTCGATAAGGACATTGATGATGTGCTTGCCAATTTTGAGGAACCTGGCAAAATAAACCTGGTGAACTACATGGAAAGGAACTTTATGTTCAATCTGCCCATGGAAAAATTTGGCTATCTCACCGGAAGGAGCCTTACCACCTTTAAGCGGGATTTTAAAAAGGCTTTCAGCACCACGCCACAACGTTGGCTAACACAAAAACGGCTGGAGCTGGCGCATTATCAGCTTACCGAAAAGGGGAAAAAGCCATTGGATGTATGCTATGAAGTAGGTTTTGAAAACCTGTCGCATTTTTCGTTCGCTTTTAAAAAACAGTTCGGGATCGCACCCAGCCAATTGGCTATTTCTGAATGA
- a CDS encoding SDR family NAD(P)-dependent oxidoreductase: protein MKDLNNKVAVITGGNSGRGYATAKRLKASGVNVIITGRRKDAVEKAAAELRVTGLVADQSKLPDIEHLVRQVKEQFGKVDTLLVNAGITKFSTIEDIEESQFDQIMNVNFKGAYFTLSRFIPLLNQGASVIMLSLASATISPQSASVYAASKSAINAVVKIAALELAARKIRVNAVSPGPVATEIMNKIGLDETLEHQLVQSIPAGRMGKAEEVASMVQYLASEEASFLTGANFLVDGGQSV, encoded by the coding sequence ATGAAAGATTTAAATAATAAAGTCGCTGTCATCACAGGTGGTAACAGCGGTAGAGGCTACGCCACCGCAAAAAGGCTCAAAGCAAGCGGTGTAAATGTAATCATCACCGGCAGAAGAAAGGACGCTGTGGAAAAGGCAGCCGCAGAACTCCGGGTAACCGGGCTGGTGGCGGATCAAAGCAAATTACCGGATATTGAGCATCTTGTTCGCCAGGTTAAAGAACAATTTGGCAAGGTTGATACCCTACTTGTCAATGCAGGTATCACCAAATTCTCAACGATAGAAGACATTGAAGAAAGCCAGTTTGATCAAATAATGAATGTCAATTTCAAGGGTGCGTATTTTACGCTGAGCCGGTTTATTCCGCTACTCAACCAGGGAGCTTCCGTGATCATGCTCTCCTTGGCATCGGCCACCATATCCCCGCAAAGCGCTTCTGTTTATGCAGCTAGTAAATCAGCGATCAATGCGGTGGTAAAAATAGCGGCGCTGGAACTTGCAGCCAGGAAAATCCGCGTAAATGCTGTAAGCCCCGGTCCGGTGGCCACAGAAATTATGAATAAGATCGGGCTGGATGAAACGCTGGAACATCAGTTGGTACAAAGTATTCCTGCCGGAAGAATGGGGAAAGCCGAAGAAGTGGCCAGTATGGTCCAATACCTGGCGAGCGAGGAAGCGTCGTTTTTAACAGGTGCAAACTTTTTGGTAGATGGCGGGCAATCAGTTTAA
- a CDS encoding SDR family NAD(P)-dependent oxidoreductase, giving the protein MEQNNYQGALQQPAGSGFNAKSTASDVINGIDLTGKIAIVTGGNTGIGLETTKVLAAAGATVVVPARDIEKAEKNLRGIHNVEILPMDLMNPASIDAFANSFLASGRPLHLLINNAGIMWVPLRRDERGIESQLATNYLAQFQLAARLWPALKKANGARVINVSSHGHHFAPVSFEDPNFLRREYETLLGYGQSKTAVNLFSMELDNQARSSKVRVYSVHPGSIGGTELGREAPLELFQKMGFVDAGGHLLPEVAAALKTIPQGAATTVWCATSALLDNIGGVYCEDADIAVLSTDITNSKGVNPYSLDEASAKKLWTITEEMTGIKFTL; this is encoded by the coding sequence ATGGAACAGAACAATTATCAGGGAGCTTTACAGCAACCAGCAGGCTCCGGCTTCAACGCAAAATCAACGGCTAGCGATGTAATCAACGGCATTGACCTTACAGGAAAAATCGCTATTGTAACCGGCGGCAATACAGGCATTGGCCTGGAAACAACGAAAGTACTGGCAGCAGCGGGTGCAACGGTCGTAGTGCCTGCAAGGGATATAGAAAAGGCCGAGAAAAATCTGCGGGGTATTCACAACGTGGAAATATTGCCGATGGATTTAATGAATCCTGCATCCATTGATGCATTTGCCAACAGCTTTTTGGCATCGGGCAGACCGCTGCATTTACTCATCAATAACGCAGGCATTATGTGGGTGCCGCTCCGCCGGGACGAGCGCGGCATCGAATCGCAGCTGGCTACCAATTACCTGGCACAGTTTCAACTTGCCGCAAGGTTGTGGCCTGCACTTAAAAAAGCCAATGGAGCCAGGGTGATCAATGTGTCTTCTCATGGGCACCATTTTGCTCCGGTTAGCTTCGAAGACCCTAATTTCCTGCGTAGGGAATACGAAACATTACTGGGCTATGGCCAGTCCAAAACCGCTGTCAATCTTTTTTCAATGGAATTGGACAACCAGGCCCGCAGCAGTAAGGTGAGGGTTTATTCGGTGCACCCCGGTTCTATTGGCGGAACGGAACTGGGACGGGAAGCGCCGTTAGAGCTGTTTCAGAAAATGGGTTTCGTGGATGCAGGCGGCCATTTGCTGCCCGAAGTTGCCGCCGCACTAAAGACAATTCCGCAAGGTGCTGCCACCACGGTCTGGTGTGCCACTTCCGCCTTACTAGACAACATTGGTGGTGTATATTGTGAGGATGCAGACATCGCAGTCCTGAGTACGGACATTACCAACTCCAAAGGCGTAAACCCTTATTCGCTGGATGAAGCCAGCGCGAAAAAGCTCTGGACGATTACTGAGGAAATGACAGGGATCAAGTTCACACTATAA
- a CDS encoding winged helix-turn-helix transcriptional regulator → MYERKTTPNLNCGLDLIGEVLYGKWKIRLLWFIHTGHKRPSELQRKIPDASRRVLNIQLKELEEHELVTKIIYPVVPPKVEYSLTDFGKTVIPVIATLGQWGDEHEDRLRDVIIRQAVLSSDNK, encoded by the coding sequence ATGTATGAGAGAAAGACAACACCAAACCTGAATTGCGGACTTGACCTGATCGGTGAAGTGCTTTACGGCAAATGGAAAATCCGTTTGCTTTGGTTTATCCATACCGGTCATAAGCGCCCAAGCGAATTGCAGCGCAAAATACCTGACGCTTCACGCAGGGTTTTGAATATTCAGTTAAAAGAACTGGAAGAACACGAACTGGTTACAAAAATAATTTACCCGGTTGTACCGCCGAAAGTAGAATACAGCCTTACCGATTTTGGTAAAACTGTAATCCCGGTGATTGCCACATTAGGTCAGTGGGGCGATGAGCACGAAGACCGTCTGCGCGATGTGATTATAAGGCAAGCCGTTTTATCATCAGACAATAAGTAA
- a CDS encoding SDR family oxidoreductase, with amino-acid sequence MDQFNFNNELSGKIALVTGGTKGAGRAIAERLLQAGATVIITARNAPEEANEKLHFISADLSVAEGSQKVVSEVLSAYGRLDILINNLGGSSTPAGGFSVLSDEDWVLTLQANLLAPVRLDRGFLPQMIDRKSGVIIHIASIQGKLPLYESTLPYAAAKAALRNYSKSLSNEVTPKGVRVLAVSPGWINTTASEAWLGEIARNANSTVEEALQSVMDALGGIPFGRPAQPEEVAEFVGFLVSPRASYLTGTEYVIDGGTVPTI; translated from the coding sequence ATGGATCAGTTTAATTTCAACAATGAATTATCAGGTAAAATTGCCCTGGTGACCGGGGGTACAAAAGGAGCCGGAAGAGCAATTGCAGAAAGGCTTTTGCAAGCTGGTGCAACTGTAATTATTACCGCAAGGAACGCGCCGGAAGAGGCAAACGAAAAGTTGCATTTTATTTCAGCTGATTTAAGTGTGGCGGAGGGATCACAAAAGGTTGTAAGCGAGGTGCTATCCGCTTATGGAAGGCTGGATATTCTCATAAATAATCTTGGAGGTTCATCAACACCCGCAGGTGGATTTTCTGTATTGAGTGATGAAGATTGGGTATTAACGCTGCAAGCTAATTTGCTCGCTCCGGTTCGGTTGGACAGAGGATTTTTACCACAAATGATCGATCGAAAAAGTGGTGTGATCATTCACATCGCTTCTATCCAGGGCAAACTGCCTCTCTATGAATCCACCTTGCCTTACGCAGCTGCAAAAGCAGCACTGAGAAACTACAGCAAAAGCTTATCAAATGAAGTGACGCCAAAAGGTGTTCGTGTGCTGGCTGTTTCGCCAGGCTGGATTAATACCACAGCATCCGAGGCATGGCTGGGCGAAATTGCAAGAAACGCGAACAGTACAGTGGAAGAAGCGCTGCAAAGTGTAATGGATGCATTGGGTGGAATACCGTTCGGAAGACCTGCCCAACCAGAAGAAGTTGCAGAATTTGTCGGCTTTTTGGTTTCGCCAAGAGCAAGCTATCTGACAGGGACAGAATATGTCATTGACGGCGGAACTGTACCCACTATTTAA
- a CDS encoding DUF4267 domain-containing protein: MKTPSIYFWGPPSASYWLAALVACGVIFLGIRFILAPDTGAEGFEIPFARANEALAYSRIKGIRDIFPGLVVLICLIRRQPRATASAFGKATVIRVSDCFTVLAVNGA, translated from the coding sequence ATGAAAACACCATCCATCTATTTCTGGGGGCCACCTTCCGCCTCTTACTGGCTTGCTGCTCTGGTAGCATGCGGGGTTATTTTCCTTGGTATCAGGTTTATACTGGCACCGGACACGGGTGCTGAAGGATTCGAAATTCCTTTCGCGCGCGCAAATGAAGCCTTGGCATATAGCCGGATCAAAGGTATCAGGGACATATTTCCGGGTTTAGTGGTGCTTATATGCCTTATCCGCAGGCAGCCGCGCGCTACTGCTTCTGCATTCGGCAAAGCTACTGTTATCCGAGTATCCGATTGTTTTACTGTGCTTGCCGTCAATGGTGCGTAA
- a CDS encoding DUF1772 domain-containing protein: MNNALIHLLNGTSIVATAVVFGTDVFFALVGKKAAAKSKDPSLADLMGHFHEVADARMPVIGITAIVTTLLQVILHDIYTLNGQLAAVSFTALLVHLGIYFAVSKPINNIMVQGVRFGRIIANIRQLQQRWDKVINLRAALLLVAITALIMINYL; this comes from the coding sequence ATGAACAACGCATTGATTCATCTGTTAAACGGCACGTCCATAGTCGCTACTGCCGTTGTATTCGGAACCGACGTGTTCTTTGCTTTGGTTGGCAAAAAAGCTGCTGCAAAAAGCAAGGACCCTTCCCTTGCCGATCTGATGGGCCATTTCCATGAAGTAGCCGACGCCCGGATGCCGGTAATCGGTATTACAGCCATTGTCACTACACTCTTACAGGTTATATTGCATGACATATATACGCTGAACGGGCAATTAGCAGCTGTATCATTTACAGCCCTACTGGTTCATCTGGGTATTTACTTTGCCGTTTCCAAACCAATCAATAACATTATGGTGCAAGGTGTAAGGTTTGGCAGGATAATAGCTAACATCAGACAGCTGCAGCAACGTTGGGACAAAGTGATCAATCTGCGTGCTGCTCTACTGCTTGTTGCGATTACGGCCCTGATAATGATCAACTATCTTTAG
- a CDS encoding Crp/Fnr family transcriptional regulator, translating into MNRLILSNFAMHIALSSGEQQKVLALLQQKMVDKRTFLVQAGKVDRYIYFVNRGCLRMYNTDKEGMEHNICFYPENWWACDIVSFFKEKPAVNTIQALEDSEVYYMSLSRLEELFLEIPKFERFFRILTQNGFDLYQKRISSNLSKTAQERYLEFRKLYPGLESRIAQKHVATYLGITPAYLSMMRKEKQL; encoded by the coding sequence ATGAACCGATTGATCCTGTCAAATTTTGCCATGCACATAGCGCTTTCTTCTGGTGAACAGCAGAAAGTGCTTGCGTTATTACAGCAGAAAATGGTGGACAAACGCACTTTCCTGGTGCAAGCCGGAAAAGTTGACCGGTATATATATTTTGTAAACCGGGGATGCCTGCGCATGTATAATACCGACAAGGAAGGCATGGAGCACAACATCTGCTTTTATCCCGAAAACTGGTGGGCCTGTGATATCGTGAGTTTCTTCAAAGAGAAGCCGGCCGTTAATACCATACAGGCACTTGAAGACAGCGAGGTATACTATATGTCATTATCCCGACTGGAAGAACTGTTTCTTGAAATACCAAAATTCGAACGTTTCTTCCGTATCCTCACACAAAACGGCTTTGACCTGTACCAGAAGCGCATCTCATCCAATCTATCCAAAACGGCACAGGAACGCTACCTCGAGTTCAGAAAACTTTACCCGGGACTGGAAAGCCGCATCGCACAAAAACACGTTGCTACCTACCTTGGCATCACGCCGGCTTATCTGAGCATGATGAGAAAAGAAAAGCAGTTATGA
- a CDS encoding DUF1330 domain-containing protein, producing the protein MKLPEFEEVEGPVLMLNMLKFKDREYYFETYLPAFRQVTEKLGITDVKARLVCNVVANVIAPENEAWDAILLVEYPSAKAFKTIAESDAYREIADPHRLAATADLHLYMTTPFEL; encoded by the coding sequence ATGAAATTACCTGAATTTGAAGAAGTAGAAGGTCCTGTACTGATGCTCAACATGTTGAAATTTAAAGACCGGGAATATTATTTCGAAACATATCTCCCGGCGTTTCGCCAGGTTACAGAAAAGCTAGGCATTACGGACGTAAAAGCCAGACTGGTATGCAATGTGGTAGCAAACGTAATTGCGCCGGAAAACGAAGCCTGGGATGCCATCTTACTGGTTGAATACCCTAGCGCCAAGGCATTTAAAACAATTGCGGAAAGCGATGCCTACCGCGAGATTGCCGATCCGCACCGACTGGCAGCAACAGCTGACCTGCATTTGTATATGACCACGCCGTTTGAGCTATAA
- a CDS encoding DUF2306 domain-containing protein, with product MPQKSTSSLRNKILKTVLAILAVFIGLYPLFYFLQDNFGLLGSKNSALLTSMLWSSSFYTHITAGGLALLFGWVQFNQRIRIANPAMHRNLGKLYLFLALCSSVSGSYLALHAEGGVIAVTGFLCLAIVWFTSTIIGYTSIVNGRVIRHQRFMVYSYAACFAAVTLRIWLPLLIFIYGDFIKAYVVVAWLCWIPNILVAYMLTRNMKNSGNEFV from the coding sequence ATGCCACAAAAATCTACTTCTTCACTACGTAATAAAATCTTAAAGACTGTGCTTGCCATACTGGCTGTTTTCATCGGGCTTTATCCCCTATTCTATTTTTTACAGGATAACTTTGGGCTATTGGGCAGTAAAAACAGTGCATTATTAACAAGCATGCTATGGAGCTCGTCTTTCTACACGCATATTACTGCCGGCGGGCTGGCCCTGCTGTTCGGCTGGGTTCAGTTTAATCAAAGGATCAGAATAGCTAACCCTGCCATGCACCGTAACCTTGGAAAGCTGTACCTGTTCCTTGCTCTTTGCAGTTCAGTTTCCGGTTCGTATCTGGCCCTTCATGCAGAAGGCGGCGTAATCGCTGTTACGGGATTTCTTTGCCTTGCCATTGTTTGGTTTACCAGCACAATAATCGGATACACCAGTATTGTAAATGGCCGGGTTATCCGGCACCAACGGTTCATGGTTTACAGCTACGCAGCATGTTTTGCTGCCGTAACACTGCGTATCTGGCTGCCCTTGCTGATTTTCATTTATGGTGATTTTATCAAAGCCTATGTTGTGGTGGCATGGCTGTGCTGGATCCCCAATATTTTGGTTGCGTATATGTTAACCCGAAATATGAAGAATTCTGGGAACGAGTTTGTATAA
- a CDS encoding S41 family peptidase: MTLNYRRMKSSVGITSLRLLLQIMFFLVVATNISMAQGQNLQKKYDPQKLKGDIDSLVKFIEDTHPDPYYRYPKDSFYIAIADVKGQITKPLSILSFYQLIEPVLVKLQDGHTDLAMPLSEFYNLYPNPFRIPVRLKFSVKKPFISFQGPILPDLDIPIPVNAEILSINNISSKKIADDIINMTCGESQEFRLAFGSSFLQFHLKQLYNIDSSYTITYASGQGIKKIKLAGIRDKAFNARKPKENKPAPSQAPYILKLLDSLNTAIIDFRSFEDKPSFLLFADSTFSLLKEQKVDKLIIDLRSNLGGDSEIGDEFLQYFVRSDFNQYTKVVTKYSRLQKERYKNNANTDRNSSAYSKMISKENGSIEVEEYPLIKRKELANRFDGQLYVLTSPFTFSSAADFTQAIHHYKLGKVVGQETGGLIVSFGDIITTHLPATNMELTISHNLYYNMGAKETDFRGVIPDHPVEYPDALKFTLDLIKSSIP; this comes from the coding sequence ATGACATTAAATTACCGCAGAATGAAGAGCAGCGTCGGGATTACAAGTTTAAGATTGCTTTTACAGATTATGTTTTTCTTGGTCGTGGCTACAAACATTAGTATGGCCCAGGGGCAGAATCTTCAAAAAAAATATGACCCTCAAAAGCTGAAAGGCGATATTGATTCTCTGGTTAAATTTATAGAGGATACACACCCAGATCCCTATTACCGCTATCCCAAAGATTCGTTTTACATAGCCATCGCTGATGTCAAAGGGCAGATCACCAAGCCTTTATCCATTTTATCTTTTTACCAGCTCATAGAACCTGTACTTGTCAAGCTGCAAGACGGGCATACGGACCTGGCAATGCCCTTATCCGAATTCTATAATCTGTATCCCAACCCGTTCCGCATACCGGTCAGGCTGAAATTCTCAGTTAAAAAGCCTTTTATTTCTTTCCAGGGGCCTATACTGCCTGATCTGGATATTCCCATACCGGTAAATGCAGAGATCTTGTCAATCAATAACATCTCATCTAAAAAAATTGCAGATGATATCATCAACATGACTTGTGGAGAAAGCCAGGAATTTCGTCTTGCCTTTGGGAGCTCATTTCTTCAGTTCCATTTAAAACAATTGTACAACATCGATAGCAGCTACACGATTACATATGCTTCCGGACAGGGAATAAAGAAAATTAAACTGGCTGGTATTAGGGACAAAGCGTTTAACGCGCGCAAGCCAAAGGAAAATAAACCAGCACCTAGTCAGGCACCTTATATTTTGAAACTTTTAGATAGTCTGAATACCGCCATTATCGACTTCCGAAGTTTTGAAGACAAGCCCTCTTTTCTACTTTTTGCAGATTCGACATTTTCTTTACTTAAAGAACAAAAAGTTGATAAACTTATCATTGATTTAAGGTCCAACCTGGGGGGAGACTCGGAAATCGGCGATGAATTTTTACAATATTTTGTCCGATCTGACTTCAATCAATATACCAAAGTGGTTACCAAGTATAGCCGTCTGCAAAAAGAGAGGTATAAAAACAACGCAAATACAGATCGCAACAGCAGTGCTTATAGTAAAATGATCAGTAAAGAAAATGGCAGTATCGAAGTGGAAGAATATCCACTTATCAAAAGGAAAGAACTTGCCAACCGGTTTGATGGCCAGCTATATGTACTCACGAGCCCTTTTACTTTTTCATCCGCTGCTGATTTTACCCAGGCGATTCATCATTACAAACTTGGGAAAGTAGTCGGGCAGGAGACAGGCGGATTGATTGTAAGCTTCGGAGATATCATCACCACGCATCTACCGGCGACCAACATGGAACTGACCATATCGCACAATTTATATTATAACATGGGCGCTAAAGAGACTGATTTCAGGGGGGTGATTCCGGATCATCCCGTAGAATACCCGGACGCTTTAAAGTTTACCCTGGATTTAATAAAAAGCAGCATACCGTAA
- a CDS encoding RNA polymerase sigma factor, producing the protein MNEDWQRKHFQEIMEQHRGIVFKVVRVYCHNEFDRQDLFQEIMIQVWQSLHRYDNQYKISTWLYRIALNVAISFYRRNAVRRAKHIQLNEEAAQIVVPGNTSQEQQLSQLEEFISELQEIDKALMLLYLEEKSHAEIAEIVGVSVSNVGTKISRIKDKLKHRLTEKMQSL; encoded by the coding sequence ATGAATGAAGATTGGCAAAGAAAACACTTCCAGGAAATTATGGAGCAACATAGAGGAATCGTGTTTAAAGTTGTGCGCGTTTACTGTCATAATGAATTTGACCGGCAAGATCTGTTTCAGGAGATAATGATACAAGTATGGCAATCATTGCACCGATACGACAATCAATACAAAATCTCTACCTGGCTGTACCGTATTGCGTTGAATGTAGCCATTTCCTTTTATCGGAGAAATGCAGTCCGAAGGGCTAAACATATCCAGTTGAATGAAGAGGCCGCTCAAATCGTAGTACCTGGCAATACTTCTCAAGAGCAGCAATTAAGCCAACTGGAAGAGTTTATCAGTGAATTACAGGAAATAGACAAAGCTTTGATGCTGCTTTATCTTGAAGAAAAATCCCATGCAGAAATTGCAGAAATCGTGGGTGTGTCCGTAAGTAATGTGGGAACAAAAATCAGCCGCATAAAAGATAAATTAAAACACCGTTTAACAGAAAAAATGCAATCACTATGA
- a CDS encoding DUF7010 family protein encodes MTQLIRTLEQQKEEFKKAKLLATPIAGLIAWLIVGLGGIFLSSTAMVWVLFVATGSIVYLGMFVSKFTGENFLDKTKPKNTFDKLFLLTAGQAILVYAIAIPFFLVDYSSLPLTVGILTGLMWLPLTWIIDHWVGAFHAITRTFIVLILWYLLPVYRFVAIPFSIVILYIVTIVILMNRKV; translated from the coding sequence ATGACACAACTGATAAGGACTCTAGAGCAGCAAAAGGAGGAATTTAAAAAAGCGAAGTTACTAGCTACACCAATTGCCGGATTGATCGCTTGGTTGATTGTTGGCCTGGGCGGGATTTTTTTATCCAGCACAGCCATGGTCTGGGTGTTATTTGTTGCAACCGGGAGTATCGTTTATTTGGGGATGTTTGTATCAAAATTCACGGGTGAGAATTTCCTTGACAAAACAAAGCCTAAAAACACTTTTGATAAACTGTTCCTTCTTACTGCGGGTCAGGCTATTTTAGTTTATGCGATTGCTATTCCCTTTTTTTTAGTTGATTATTCTTCGCTGCCTCTCACAGTAGGTATCTTAACAGGATTAATGTGGCTGCCTCTGACGTGGATCATTGACCATTGGGTTGGTGCTTTCCATGCTATTACAAGAACCTTTATTGTGCTTATCCTCTGGTATTTGTTGCCAGTATACCGATTTGTTGCGATACCATTTTCGATCGTTATACTATATATTGTGACAATTGTAATTTTAATGAACAGAAAGGTCTAA
- a CDS encoding alpha/beta fold hydrolase, translating into MKIATMALASLLLISSCKDNNDATPTFTETKVSLTTHKLATFSAIKNKKYLVVFESGLGDDHTIWNNKAVASQVKSNHDVLMYDRAVYGQSENGPTPRNIDRLRSELESVVDKFSNGRKVILIGHSLGGMIIRDYAVKNPLKTAALLFVDPSHEFYNHPAQAEEDMLYDASKNANGANFGGTLEAREFIEDLHYISALPSLPNVPVIVLTSMRTDATHSSSVMQTWYEAHELLKTGVTDFTHVATTNSGHYIMVDEPTLVIDNLKLLISKLP; encoded by the coding sequence ATGAAAATTGCAACAATGGCTTTAGCCTCCCTTCTACTGATTAGTTCCTGCAAAGATAACAACGACGCAACACCGACTTTTACAGAAACCAAGGTTAGTTTAACCACGCATAAACTGGCAACATTCTCTGCAATAAAAAACAAAAAATATCTGGTTGTTTTTGAATCTGGGTTAGGCGACGATCATACGATATGGAATAACAAAGCAGTCGCTTCGCAAGTAAAGAGCAACCATGATGTACTTATGTATGACAGGGCAGTTTATGGTCAATCCGAAAATGGTCCAACTCCAAGAAATATTGACCGCTTACGAAGTGAACTGGAAAGCGTTGTAGATAAATTTTCAAACGGAAGAAAAGTAATATTGATCGGGCACTCCTTGGGCGGAATGATCATAAGGGATTATGCAGTTAAAAATCCCCTCAAAACGGCAGCCCTCTTGTTTGTTGATCCCTCACACGAGTTTTATAATCATCCCGCGCAGGCTGAGGAAGACATGCTATACGATGCTTCCAAAAATGCGAATGGTGCAAATTTTGGTGGGACGCTGGAAGCCAGGGAATTTATAGAAGATCTACATTATATTAGCGCATTGCCATCTTTACCAAATGTCCCGGTAATTGTGCTGACCAGCATGCGAACGGATGCGACTCATTCATCATCAGTAATGCAAACCTGGTATGAAGCGCACGAATTACTTAAAACTGGGGTAACTGATTTTACTCATGTTGCCACCACCAACTCGGGACACTATATCATGGTTGACGAACCGACTCTGGTAATTGACAATCTCAAATTATTGATTTCGAAATTGCCTTAA
- a CDS encoding short chain dehydrogenase, with translation MKIIIIGATGTIGKHVVKALESGHEIIKVGSKSGDYQVDISDNRSIKVLLEKVGPFDALISTAGDAHFGPLKDMTDAEFRIGLDSKLMGQINLVLLGQHYINPKGSFTLTSGSLSEDPVVLGASVSAINGALDSFVRAAAIELGNGVRINAVGPDVVEESPGYFSYFPGHIPVTMNRVAQAYVKSVLGAQSGQTYMVL, from the coding sequence ATGAAAATTATCATCATCGGTGCCACCGGCACCATCGGAAAACATGTAGTAAAAGCGCTGGAAAGCGGCCATGAGATCATTAAAGTGGGTTCTAAAAGCGGGGATTACCAGGTGGACATAAGCGATAACAGATCGATCAAAGTGCTGCTTGAAAAGGTTGGCCCCTTTGACGCTTTGATCAGTACTGCTGGCGATGCACATTTTGGGCCTTTGAAAGATATGACTGATGCGGAATTCAGGATCGGTCTTGACAGCAAGCTGATGGGCCAGATCAACCTGGTGCTCTTAGGCCAGCACTATATTAATCCGAAAGGATCTTTTACGCTGACATCGGGCAGTCTAAGTGAAGATCCTGTTGTACTGGGCGCTTCGGTAAGCGCGATCAATGGTGCCCTTGATTCATTTGTCAGGGCAGCAGCGATCGAGCTGGGAAACGGGGTACGCATCAATGCCGTCGGCCCGGACGTGGTGGAAGAATCACCCGGATATTTTTCATATTTTCCGGGACATATCCCTGTAACAATGAACCGGGTAGCGCAAGCCTATGTAAAAAGTGTCCTTGGTGCACAATCCGGGCAAACGTATATGGTACTTTAA